In Chthonomonas sp., a single genomic region encodes these proteins:
- a CDS encoding HAD-IA family hydrolase: MVVFDLGGVLVHVAQRWRQAVERAALPTQTLQNLDVPLDHCPQFVDYQAGAVGQSAYLESLRGYLGLESELQALLAHDGILLRPTLGSLDFVRQLHAAGIRTGCLSNTNAAHWDVMSDSANFPAIAMLQVPGLSHVMRLEKPSLQIYRAYEALAGVEADEILFFDDLAPNVAGAREVGWDAVRIDPENGPVEQMKAACRERGLLSPVQ; encoded by the coding sequence ATGGTCGTCTTCGATCTTGGCGGGGTCCTAGTGCACGTGGCGCAACGATGGCGTCAAGCCGTCGAGAGGGCCGCATTGCCGACCCAGACGCTCCAAAACCTCGATGTCCCCCTCGATCACTGTCCTCAGTTTGTCGATTACCAGGCGGGCGCAGTGGGCCAGAGTGCCTACCTAGAGAGTCTCCGCGGATACCTCGGTTTGGAGTCCGAGCTGCAGGCGCTGCTCGCCCACGATGGGATTCTGCTGCGACCGACCCTCGGGTCGCTCGACTTCGTCCGTCAACTCCACGCAGCGGGCATCCGCACTGGTTGCCTTAGCAATACGAACGCTGCTCATTGGGACGTGATGTCCGATTCCGCCAACTTCCCGGCGATCGCCATGCTGCAAGTCCCCGGGCTCTCGCACGTGATGCGCCTAGAAAAGCCGAGCCTACAAATCTATCGCGCCTACGAGGCTCTCGCCGGGGTCGAAGCCGACGAGATTCTCTTCTTCGACGACCTCGCCCCGAACGTCGCCGGGGCTCGGGAGGTGGGTTGGGACGCGGTACGGATCGACCCCGAGAATGGGCCCGTCGAGCAGATGAAGGCGGCCTGTCGTGAGCGCGGATTGCTGAGTCCAGTACAATAG
- a CDS encoding AbrB/MazE/SpoVT family DNA-binding domain-containing protein produces MKDLGECFYGSVTVGERGQIVIPAEARADLDIKPGEKLLILRHPVHNGLMVAKLEETMGFFEEMNARLQNLKSKTADEDNP; encoded by the coding sequence ATGAAAGATCTTGGTGAATGCTTTTACGGATCCGTAACCGTCGGTGAGCGCGGACAGATCGTCATCCCCGCCGAGGCACGGGCAGACCTGGACATCAAGCCAGGCGAGAAATTGCTAATCCTGCGGCATCCGGTACACAACGGGCTGATGGTCGCCAAGCTGGAAGAGACAATGGGGTTCTTTGAAGAAATGAACGCACGATTGCAGAACCTGAAATCGAAAACCGCCGACGAGGATAACCCATGA